The segment GGATCCTCGTCGAACGCGCGATCTATGACGAGTTCTGCGAAAAGTACGCCGCCCGCGCGAAGAACATCGTCGTCGGCGACCCGCACGACCCCAGGACCCAGGTCGGCGCCCTCGTCCACCCCGAGCACTACGCCAAGGTCGCCTCGTACGTGGAGATCGGCAAGTCCGAAGGCCGGCTGCTGGCTGGCGGCGGACGCCCGGAACACCTGCCCGCAGGGCTCAACAACAGCAACTACATCGCTCCGACGGTGTTCGCCGACGTCGCCCCCGACGCGCGGATCTTCCAGGAGGAGATCTTCGGCCCCGTCGTCGCGATCACCCCGTTCGAGAACGACGACGAAGCGCTCGCCCTCGCGAACAACACCAAATACGGCCTGGCGGCCTACATCTGGACCCAGAACCTGACCCGCGCCCACAACTTCGCCCAGAACGTCGAAGCCGGCATGGTGTGGCTCAACAGCCATAACGTCCGGGACCTGCGCACGCCGTTCGGCGGCGTCAAGGCTTCCGGCCTGGGCCACGAAGGCGGCTACCGCTCGATCGATTTCTACACCGACCAGCAGGCCGTGCACATCACCCTCGGCGCTGTTCATACTCCTAAATTCGGCGCCTAACCCAACTAACTCGCACTTGTTGTCGTTATGAGGCTCCAAAACGACACTTACTGCGAGTCAGTTGGGTGGCACTTTCAACAAAGACCCCCCTTTCAAAGAAGAGAGAACCCCATGACCAACTTCGTCCCCACTCCCACCGTCCCGGCGCCGGATATCGTCCGCTGCGCCTACCTCGAACTCGTCGTCACGGACCTTGCGAAATCCCGTGAGTTCTACGTGGATCTCCTGGGCCTGCACGTGACCGAGGAAGACGAGGACACCATCTACTTGCGCTCCTTTGAGGAGTTCATCCACCACAACCTGGTCCTGCGCAAGGGACCCGTCGCCGCGGCCGCCGCCTTCGCGTACCGGGTGAAGTCCCCCGCCGAAGTGGACGCCGCCGAGGCCTACTACCGGGAGCTCGGCTGCCGGGTGGAGCGCCGCAAGGACGGCTTCACCAAGGGCGTTGGCGACTCCGTCCGGGTCGAGGACCCGCTGGGCTTCCCCTACGAGTTCTTCTACGACGTGGAGCACGTCGAACGCCTGACCCAGCGCTACGACCTCTATTCCGCCGGCGAACTGGTCCGCCTGGACCACTTCAACCAGGTCACCCCCGACGTCCCCCGGGGCCGGGCGTACCTTGAGGACCTGGGCTTCAGGGTCTCGGAGGACATCAAGGATTCCGACGGCGTCACCTACGCCGCGTGGATGCACCGCAAGCAGACCGTGCACGACACCGCCCTGACCGGCGGCAACGGACCGCGCCTGCATCACATCGCGTTCTCCACGCACGAGAAGCACAACATCATCCAGATCTGCGACAAGATGGGCGCCCTGCGCATCAGCGACCGGATCGAACGCGGCCCCGGCCGGCACGGCGTCTCCAACGCCTTCTACCTCTACATCCTGGACCCGGACGGGCACCGCATCGAGATCTACACCCAGGACTACTACACGGGTGACCCGGACAACCCCACCGTCACCTGGGACGTGCACGACAACCAGCGCCGCGACTGGTGGGGCAATCCCGTCGTCCCGTCCTGGTACACCGAGGCCTCCCTCGTCCTGGACCTGGACGGCAACCCGCAGCCCGTCATCATCCGTGAGGAAAAGAGCGAAATGGCGGTCACCGTCGGTGCCGACGGCTTCTCCTACACGCGCCAGCCCGACGGCGGCCCCGCCGGAGAAAAGATGGGATTCAAGGTCGGCTCGCAGCTCTAGGCCCACAGCCCTCAACGTATGCTGACCGCAGGATGGCCGAATGGAGTGTGGAGATGCTTGACCCGAAGACGATAGAAACCATCGCGGACGAACTGCTGGAGGCGGGCCGGAGCCGGACCCCGGTTCCGCGCCTGACTGCCCGCTACCCGGAGATGACGGTCGAGGATTCCTACGCCGTGCAGCAGTTGTGGCGGCGCCGCAACGAGGAGGCTGGCCGCACGCTGGTGGGCCGCAAGATCGGGCTGACGTCCAAGGCCATGCAGGACGCCACGGGCATCACGGAACCGGACTATGGCGCCATCTTCGACGACATGGTCCTGGAAACCGGCTGCTCCGTGCCGTGGGACCAGTACACCCACCCGCGGGTGGAGGTGGAGCTGGCGTTCGTGCTCAAGAAGGACCTCTCCGGCCCCGGTTGCACGATCTTCGACGTCCTGAACGCCACCGACTACGTGGTTCCGGCCCTTGAGATCCTGGATTCGCGGATCGAGATGGAGGGCCGGACCATCGTGGACACCATCTCGGACAACGCGGCCATGGGCGCCATGGTGGTGGGCGGGCGCCCGGTCCGCCCGGACGCCGTCGACCTCCGCTGGGTCTCGGCGATCCTGTACAAGAACCAGACCGTGGAGGAGACCGGGGTCGCCGCGGGCGTCCTGGACCACCCGGCTAACGGCGTTCATTGGCTCGTTAACAAGATCGCCCCGCACGGCGACGGACTGAAGGCCGGGGAGATCATCCTCGCCGGCTCGTTCACCCGCCCCATGTGGGTGTACAAAGGCGATACCGTCCACGCCGACTACGGACCCTTGGGAGTTGTCACATGCCGGTTCGAGTAGAACCAGACCGCACGTTCCGCGAAGCCCTGGCCGCAGCGGACCGGCCCCTCGTCGGGATGTGGGTGTGTTCCGGCAGCCCCCTGATCGCCGAACTGTGCGCCGGGGCCGGGCTGGACTGGCTCCTGATCGACGCCGAGCACAGCCCCAACGGCCTCGAATCCATCCTCGCCCAGCTCCAGGCCGTCCGCGGCTACCCCGTCCAGGCCGTGGTCCGCCCTCCGGTCAACGACACCGTGCTCCTCAAGCAATACCTGGACCTGGGCGTGCAGGACCTGCTCATCCCCATGGTCAACTCCGCCGCGGAAGCCAAGGCCGCAGTCTCGGCCGTCCGCTACCCGCCGCATGGCATGCGGGGCGTCGGCTCGGCCCTGGCCCGCGCCTCGCGCTGGAACCGCATCCCGGACTACCTCGCCCGCGCCGGAGAAATCATCAGCGTCACGGTTCAGATCGAAACCGAGGCCGCCGTCGCCGCCGTGGAAGAGATCCTGGCGGTCGACGGCGTCGACGCCATCTTCCTCGGGCCCTCCGACCTCGCGGCGTCCATGGGCCTTCTGGGACAGCAGGAACACCCGAAGGTGCGCACCGCCGTCGAGCACTGCCTTACTGCGGCGAAGACCGCGGGCAAGCCCGGCGGCGTCAACGCCTTCAACGAGGCCACGGCCCGTGCGTATATGGACGCCGGTGCGTCGTTCGTGCTGGTCGGCGCGGATGTCGCGCTCCTCGCCCGCGGCACGGAAGCCCTCGCCGACAGGTTCATCCCAACAGCCCCCGACGGCGGAGCGCCCGTTGGCGGGACAGGTGACACGCCGTCGAGCTACTGAAGTAGGTAGGTAGTCGGTACTCTTCCGGAGGTCCTTGGACAGAGCTACATTGGATATCCCCGAGGCCCCTCGGGGGCGGTCGAGGAGGGGGTCGTCCGCAACTTCAATGGAGCATGCCGTGGTCGCGCAACCAGATCTCAATCCTCAACAAGCTGCAGCCATCGCCCAACCGCCGGGTGCAAGCCGTTCAGGCACCGTCGAGTACGATCTTCGGGCTGTTTACGTCCCGCAGTCCGGGCTGTTTCTGGATGATGAGGGGCGCGAATTCTTCGTCACTGCCGTGGAATTCTGGGAGCACGCGACGGTAGTCAGTCTGTGCTGGAAACGCAGGCCCATGGCAGGGCAGGGAAGTCCGCCCTTGGTTGCCACGGATGAGCACGACCGGGTGCTGGGCGTGAAGCGCATCTGGAACGTTGGCGCGCGATCGATCCAACATTTTGAACCGATTTCAACGTCAGCCCGCGCATTGACAGTGCTCATCGCCAGGAAAACAGGAACACAGGAACTGTTTAGCTGCAGGACGCCTCCGGCAAAGAAGGAGTGAGGACGCGAGGATTAGGCGGGCCGTCGGATTCGGCGGGTGGCCTTGCGGATGTGGTCCGGCGTGAGGCCGGTCAGCGATGCAAGTTCGATGTCGTCGCACACCCTGCTGCCTGCGCGCTCCTCCGCGGAAATACCAATACCGCGTGAACCCATACGGAAAGTGCATGGAAGATTCCCATATGTGTTTGAAATTTCCCTAAACGACAACAGAGCCCCCATATGGATCAGGCGGTCATAAGGGTCTCTTATTGATCCACGCACATTAGGTCTTATCCACGGCGCCCGGCAGTGCCTAGTCTCGAAATTGGGGATTCGACACCCGAATCCTGAGTTTCACGATTCTGGAGAAGACAATGTCCGAGTACCTGCCGGCGTCGAGGGTCACACGCATCAAGTCCTCAGCGAGCGTTGCGGCCGCCGCCCGCGTCCGTGAACTACGAGCCGAAGGCATCCCGATCATCGACCTGACCGTCGGCGAGCCGGACTTCGACACCCCCGACCACATCAAGGCGGCCGCTATCGAGGCGATCAACGCCGGCGAGACCAAATACACCTCGGTGACTGGAACGCCCGAGCTGCAGACCGCCATCCTCCGCCGGATTGAAAGCCACACCGGCGTGCACTACGCAGCGAACCAGCTGACCATCGGCGGCGGTGCCAAGCAAGTCCTCTACGTTGCGCTCATGGCATCGCTCAACGAGGGCGACGAGGTCGTCGTCCCGGCACCGTACTGGGTGTCCTACCCGGACATGGTCCTCGCCAACGACGGCACGCCCGTGATCGTCGCTTGTGGAGAAGACACCGGCTTCAAGCTCACGCCGGCCGCTCTGAAAGAAGCCATCACTCCCAAGACCAAGTGGCTCATCCTCAACGCTCCGTCCAACCCGACGGGAGCCGTGTACTCACGCGAAGAACTGCAGGCGCTGGGTGCCGTCCTTGAGGAATTCCCGCACGTCTACATCCTCACCGACGAGATCTACGACGAAATCCACTTCGGCGACGGCCGGGTAACGAGCCTCGTCACGGCGGTTCCTTCCCTGCGCGACCGCATCCTGCTGGTCAACGGCGTCTCCAAGGCCTACGCCATGACCGGTTGGCGCCTTGGCTACGGCGTGGGCCCGGCGCCTTTGATCGCGGCCATGAACAAGCTGCAGTCGCAGACGTCCTCGTGCCCGTCCTCGGTCAGCCAGGCAGCCGCGGCAGCCGCGCTGAACGGTGACCAGTCGTTCGTCCGGGACAGCGTGGAGGTCTACCGCAAGCGCCGGGACGTCGCCGTCGAAGGCCTCAACGCCATTGACGGACTGTCCGTCGCCCCGGCCGAGGGTGCCTTCTATGCGTACGTGAACTGCAGCGGCGTCATCGGCAAGACCACTCCGGACGGCACGGTCATCGAAAACGACCAGGACTTCACCCTGTACCTCCTCAACGCGGCTGCGGTCGCCGTCATCCAGGGCTCGGCATATGGCCTTGGCCCCTACTTCCGGATCTCCTTCGCCACATCGCTGGAGACCATCAACGCCGGCGTGGACTCGATCCGCAAGGCAGTCAGCGTCCTCAACTAAGCCCTACGGGCACCCCAGAAGCCAGCCAAGAGAAAGATTCAGGAAATGATCCACGTTAAGACCAAGTTCCAGAGGCCGGACGCCGACGTCGTCAGTCGCCTTGCGGCGTTTTCCTCCGCTACCATCCACGAAGCACAGGGACGCCGCGGCGCACTGAGCTCGAAGATCAAGCCGATCGACCGCTCCATGTCGTTCTGCGGCCCGGCCGTGACCGTGGCTTGCGCCCCGCAGGACAACCTCATGCTGCAGGTAGCCATCCACTACGCCCAGGCAGGCGACGTGGTCCTGGTCGGTGCGCAGGAATTTTCCGACGCCGGAACCTTCGGCGACGTCTTGGGCAATGCCATGAAAGCCAAGGGCATTGCAGCGATGGTGACGGATTCGGGCGTGCGGGACACCCAGGACCTCATCGAACTGGGCCTCCCGGTGTTCTCGGGCAGCGTCTGTATCAAGGGCACGGTCAAGGAAACCCTTGGGCCGATCAACCACCCGCTCGTCTTCGGCGATGAGATCATCTACCCCGGCGACATCCTGCGCGGTGACGCTGATGGCGTCGTGGTAGTGCGCCGTGAGGAAGCCGAGGAGGTCATTGCCCTCTCCCAGGCCCGGGACGACGCCGAACGCGAGCTCATCAAGGCCTACCACGCGGGAGGCACCACCATCGAGTTGTGCGGGCT is part of the Arthrobacter ramosus genome and harbors:
- the hpaH gene encoding 2-oxo-hept-4-ene-1,7-dioate hydratase, which produces MLDPKTIETIADELLEAGRSRTPVPRLTARYPEMTVEDSYAVQQLWRRRNEEAGRTLVGRKIGLTSKAMQDATGITEPDYGAIFDDMVLETGCSVPWDQYTHPRVEVELAFVLKKDLSGPGCTIFDVLNATDYVVPALEILDSRIEMEGRTIVDTISDNAAMGAMVVGGRPVRPDAVDLRWVSAILYKNQTVEETGVAAGVLDHPANGVHWLVNKIAPHGDGLKAGEIILAGSFTRPMWVYKGDTVHADYGPLGVVTCRFE
- a CDS encoding HpcH/HpaI aldolase family protein, with product MPVRVEPDRTFREALAAADRPLVGMWVCSGSPLIAELCAGAGLDWLLIDAEHSPNGLESILAQLQAVRGYPVQAVVRPPVNDTVLLKQYLDLGVQDLLIPMVNSAAEAKAAVSAVRYPPHGMRGVGSALARASRWNRIPDYLARAGEIISVTVQIETEAAVAAVEEILAVDGVDAIFLGPSDLAASMGLLGQQEHPKVRTAVEHCLTAAKTAGKPGGVNAFNEATARAYMDAGASFVLVGADVALLARGTEALADRFIPTAPDGGAPVGGTGDTPSSY
- the hpaD gene encoding 3,4-dihydroxyphenylacetate 2,3-dioxygenase; translated protein: MTNFVPTPTVPAPDIVRCAYLELVVTDLAKSREFYVDLLGLHVTEEDEDTIYLRSFEEFIHHNLVLRKGPVAAAAAFAYRVKSPAEVDAAEAYYRELGCRVERRKDGFTKGVGDSVRVEDPLGFPYEFFYDVEHVERLTQRYDLYSAGELVRLDHFNQVTPDVPRGRAYLEDLGFRVSEDIKDSDGVTYAAWMHRKQTVHDTALTGGNGPRLHHIAFSTHEKHNIIQICDKMGALRISDRIERGPGRHGVSNAFYLYILDPDGHRIEIYTQDYYTGDPDNPTVTWDVHDNQRRDWWGNPVVPSWYTEASLVLDLDGNPQPVIIREEKSEMAVTVGADGFSYTRQPDGGPAGEKMGFKVGSQL
- a CDS encoding aspartate transaminase, translating into MSEYLPASRVTRIKSSASVAAAARVRELRAEGIPIIDLTVGEPDFDTPDHIKAAAIEAINAGETKYTSVTGTPELQTAILRRIESHTGVHYAANQLTIGGGAKQVLYVALMASLNEGDEVVVPAPYWVSYPDMVLANDGTPVIVACGEDTGFKLTPAALKEAITPKTKWLILNAPSNPTGAVYSREELQALGAVLEEFPHVYILTDEIYDEIHFGDGRVTSLVTAVPSLRDRILLVNGVSKAYAMTGWRLGYGVGPAPLIAAMNKLQSQTSSCPSSVSQAAAAAALNGDQSFVRDSVEVYRKRRDVAVEGLNAIDGLSVAPAEGAFYAYVNCSGVIGKTTPDGTVIENDQDFTLYLLNAAAVAVIQGSAYGLGPYFRISFATSLETINAGVDSIRKAVSVLN
- a CDS encoding 4-carboxy-4-hydroxy-2-oxoadipate aldolase/oxaloacetate decarboxylase, which encodes MIHVKTKFQRPDADVVSRLAAFSSATIHEAQGRRGALSSKIKPIDRSMSFCGPAVTVACAPQDNLMLQVAIHYAQAGDVVLVGAQEFSDAGTFGDVLGNAMKAKGIAAMVTDSGVRDTQDLIELGLPVFSGSVCIKGTVKETLGPINHPLVFGDEIIYPGDILRGDADGVVVVRREEAEEVIALSQARDDAERELIKAYHAGGTTIELCGLTEKLKAKGLLVED